From one Paramormyrops kingsleyae isolate MSU_618 chromosome 1, PKINGS_0.4, whole genome shotgun sequence genomic stretch:
- the LOC111838137 gene encoding basic immunoglobulin-like variable motif-containing protein has product MPNTSESQEASVSTTSDQEAPKRPPSRDNEPSLSGSFPRDALRPRRASSAEVQLPWTCPVTHSREKFYTVCSDYALLNHAASVYHPISTPREGPSVSGDSSPSLSQPKTSSYPPAPGGGGNVAFDGDCHVDVVSSGLAKPVLAWEIDTTDFDAVLTRKNRTTNTKKPSSKKMKSSDKHSRNLQDAPPQATLEEVKQRKVLDLRRWYCISRPQYKTSCGISSLVSCWNFLYSTLGAGSLPPISQEEALHILGFQPPFEEIKFGPFTGNATLMRWFRQINDNFRVRGCSYILYKPHGKHKTAGESAEGALTKLTQGLKDESMAYIYHCQNHYFCPLGFEATPLKAAKAYRGPLPNSEMEYWILIGEPSRKHPAIHCKKWMDIVTDLNTQNPEYIDIRHTERGIQFRKTKKVGGNLHCIMAFQRVNWQKLGPWALNLENLRHDLQHQGAERGVGFEDKHSAKSLGHLSHSLSTGYHKEVSWKRLSNTYEYRHGGSPDSEIDEDSTE; this is encoded by the exons ATGCCTAACACTTCAGAAAGTCAAGAGGCAAGTGTTTCGACCACCAGTGACCAGGAAGCccccaaaaggccccccagcAGGGACAATGAGCCCAGCCTGTCTGGCTCCTTCCCCAGGGACGCCCTGAGGCCACGGCGGGCATCTAGTGCCGAGGTCCAACTCCCATGGACCTGCCCGGTCACACACTCCCGGGAGAAGTTCTACACGGTCTGCTCGGATTATGCACTCCTCAACCATGCTGCCTCTGTGTACCACCCTATCAGCACGCCCCGGGAGGGGCCATCTGTGTCTGGGGACAGCAGCCCCTCCTTAAGTCAGCCTAAGACGTCCAGCTACCCACCAGCGCCAGGCGGAGGGGGAAACGTGGCGTTTGATGGAGACTGCCACGTGGATGTGGTGTCGTCCGGCCTCGCCAAGCCGGTGCTCGCCTGGGAGATCGACACCACCGATTTCGATGCCGTGTTGACCAGGAAAAACAGGACAA CCAACACGAAGAAGCCCAGCTCCAAGAAGATGAAGTCCTCTGACAAACACAGCAGGAATCTGCAGGACGCCCCCCCGCAGGCTACGCTAGAGGAAGTAAAACAGAGGAAGGTGCTGGACCTGAGAAGATG GTACTGCATCAGTCGTCCACAGTATAAGACTTCCTGTGGAATCTCATCACTGGTATCCTGCTGGAATTTTTTGTACAGCACTCTGGGAGCCGGGAG CCTGCCCCCTATCTCGCAGGAGGAGGCATTGCATATCCTGGGCTTCCAGCCTCCCTTTGAGGAAATCAAGTTTGGCCCCTTTACCGGCAACGCCACCCTCATGCG GTGGTTCAGACAAATCAATGACAATTTCCGTGTGCGGGGGTGTTCCTACATTCTGTATAAACCCCACGGGAAACACAAGACTGCTGGAGAGTCAG CGGAGGGAGCTCTGACAAAGCTGACCCAAGGTCTCAAGGATGAGTCGATGGCCTACATCTACCACTGTCAGAATCACTACTTCTGCCCCTTGGGCTTCGAGGCCACTCCACTTAAAGCAGCCAAAGCGTACAG GGGTCCACTCCCAAATAGCGAAATGGAGTACTGGATTCTCATTGGAGAGCCGAGCAGGAAACACCCGGCCATCCACTGTAAAAA GTGGATGGACATTGTGACCGACCTTAACACACAAAATCCGGAATATATAGATATTCGGCACACAGAAAGGGGAATTCAGTTTCGCAAAACCAAAAAG GTCGGCGGGAACCTGCACTGCATCATGGCCTTCCAGAGGGTGAACTGGCAGAAGCTGGGCCCTTGGGCTCTGAACCTGGAGAACCTTCGGCACGACCTCCAGCATCAGGGGGCAGAGAGGGGGGTCGGGTTCGAGGACAAGCACTCCGCCAAGTCCCTGGGTCACCTGAGCCACTCTCTGAGTACGGGCTACCACAAAGAGGTCAGCTGGAAACGCCTGTCCAACACCTACGAGTACAGACACGGCGGGTCCCCAGACAGCGAGATAGACGAGGACAGCACTGAGTGA
- the LOC111838140 gene encoding uncharacterized protein — MTEVPVILDGGLATELEAAGLKIQDDPLWSARILHSNPEAVKSAHDRFLQSGADVIVTASYQASIQGFVQHLGFSVEQASQLLMSSVHLARQALLEFVARTPPSGDRVPMVAGSVGPYGAFLHDGSEYSGAYDQDMTVEELMAWHRPRLQCLVSAGADIIAMETIPSLKEAEALVKLLREFPASKAWLSFSCKDEKHISNGRLFSEGVRLAQRSQQLVAVGVNCCAPPLIEPLLVSAGPLSSPDLNWIVYPNSGEEWDQDVGWKTSERRISLARLSTRWRQLGASWIGGCCRVSPVDIAELKSHLEGKPVTGAEAQSTAASQ; from the exons ATGACAGAAGTCCCAGTAATTCTGGATGGTGGATTGGCAACAGAACTTGAAGCTGCAGGCCTGAAGATACAG GACGACCCCTTATGGAGTGCCAGAATACTGCACAGTAACCCAGAGGCTGTCAAGAGCGCCCACGACAG ATTTCTTCAGAGTGGTGCAGATGTCATCGTGACGGCCTCCTATCAGGCTAGCATACAAGGGTTTGTCCAGCATCTGGGTTTCTCAGTGGAACAAGCCAGCCAGCTACTGATGTCCAGCGTGCATCTGGCCAGACAGGCCCTGCTGGAGTTTGTGGCCAGGACCCCTCCTTCGG GGGACAGAGTGCCGATGGTGGCTGGTTCTGTTGGGCCTTATGGCGCGTTCCTCCATGACGGCTCTGAGTACTCAGGAGCTTATGACCAGGACATGACTGTTGAG GAGCTGATGGCCTGGCATCGGCCAAGGCTGCAGTGCCTTGTTTCTGCGGGGGCTGATATTATCGCCATGGAAACCATCCCCAGCCTGAAAGAGGCGGAGGCCTTGGTAAAACTTCTCCGGGAGTTCCCTGCTTCTAAAGCCTGGCTCTCCTTCTCCTGTAAG GATGAAAAACACATTTCCAACGGCAGGTTGTTCTCAGAGGGAGTGCGGCTGGCCCAGAGGTCCCAGCAGCTGGTTGCCGTTGGGGTAAactgctgtgccccccccctcattgAGCCGTTGTTGGTCAGCGCTGGTCCACTTAGCAGCCCGGACCTGAACTGGATCGTTTACCCCAACAGCGGGGAGGAGTGGGACCAGGACGTCGG ATGGAAAACATCAGAAAGGAGGATCTCCTTGGCCAGGCTTAGCACGCGGTGGCGGCAACTGGGAGCGTCCTGGATCG GGGGATGCTGTCGCGTCAGCCCGGTGGACATCGCAGAGCTGAAATCCCACCTGGAAGGGAAGCCGGTCACTGGAGCTGAAGCCCAAAGCACTGCAGCCTCGCAGTGA